The following are encoded together in the Mammaliicoccus vitulinus genome:
- a CDS encoding DNA-directed RNA polymerase subunit alpha, with amino-acid sequence MIEIEKPRIETIEVSDDSTFGKFVVEPLERGYGTTLGNSLRRILLSSLPGAAVKNIEIEGVLHEFSAVENVVEDVTTIIMNIKKLALKIYSEEDKTLEIDINDEGEVTAKDIMHDSDVEILNPDLKIATVSKGGHLKMRLIANKGRGYALAEVNNTSDLPIGVIPIDSLYSPVNRVNYTVENTRVGQSSDYDKLTLDVWTDGSLSPQEAVSLGAKIMTEHLNIFVNLTDEAQHAEIMIEKEEDQKEKVLEMSIEELDLSVRSYNCLKRAGINSVQELADKSEADMMKVRNLGRKSLEEVKYKLEDLGLGLRKED; translated from the coding sequence ATGATTGAAATCGAAAAACCTAGAATTGAAACAATTGAAGTTAGTGATGATTCTACATTCGGTAAGTTCGTTGTTGAACCGCTAGAACGTGGTTATGGTACAACACTAGGCAACTCCTTACGTCGTATCCTATTATCTTCATTACCAGGTGCGGCAGTTAAAAATATCGAAATTGAAGGTGTTCTTCACGAATTTTCAGCAGTTGAAAATGTAGTTGAGGATGTTACAACTATCATTATGAACATCAAGAAATTGGCTCTTAAAATATATTCAGAAGAAGACAAAACACTTGAAATCGATATTAATGATGAGGGTGAAGTTACTGCGAAAGATATCATGCATGACAGTGATGTTGAAATATTAAATCCAGATTTAAAAATTGCAACAGTTTCTAAAGGTGGACACCTTAAGATGCGCTTAATTGCTAATAAAGGTCGCGGTTATGCTTTAGCTGAAGTAAACAACACAAGTGATTTGCCAATTGGTGTTATTCCAATCGATTCACTTTATTCTCCAGTAAATCGTGTTAACTATACAGTTGAAAATACTCGTGTAGGGCAAAGTAGTGATTATGATAAATTAACACTTGATGTTTGGACAGATGGTTCTTTATCTCCTCAAGAAGCAGTTTCTTTAGGTGCTAAGATCATGACTGAACACTTAAACATTTTTGTTAATTTAACTGATGAAGCACAACATGCTGAAATCATGATTGAAAAAGAAGAAGATCAAAAAGAAAAAGTACTTGAGATGTCTATTGAAGAATTAGATTTATCAGTACGTTCTTATAACTGTCTAAAACGTGCAGGAATTAATTCTGTACAAGAATTAGCAGACAAATCTGAGGCAGATATGATGAAAGTTAGAAACTTAGGTCGTAAGTCTCTTGAAGAAGTTAAATATAAATTAGAAGATCTTGGTCTTGGTTTAAGAAAAGAAGACTAA
- the rplQ gene encoding 50S ribosomal protein L17, with product MGYRKLGRTSDQRKAMLRDLATQLIVSERIETTESRAKELRKVVDNLITLGKKGDLASRRRAGETLRDVKILEDDKTITALQKLFNDVAPRYEERQGGYTRIMKVGPRRGDGAESVIIELV from the coding sequence ATGGGTTACAGAAAATTAGGTCGTACTTCTGATCAACGTAAAGCAATGTTACGTGACTTAGCTACTCAACTTATCGTTTCTGAACGCATTGAGACTACAGAATCTCGTGCTAAAGAACTACGTAAAGTTGTCGACAACTTGATTACTTTAGGTAAAAAAGGTGACTTAGCTTCACGTCGTAGAGCTGGTGAAACGTTGCGCGATGTTAAAATCTTAGAAGATGACAAAACAATTACTGCATTACAAAAATTATTCAATGATGTTGCGCCACGCTATGAAGAGCGTCAAGGTGGATATACTCGTATCATGAAAGTTGGTCCACGTCGCGGTGACGGTGCTGAATCAGTAATTATTGAATTAGTATAA
- a CDS encoding energy-coupling factor transporter ATPase, which translates to MVQEKIIRFSNVTFKYDENEPAALHDVSFSIQKGKWTSIVGHNGSGKSTIAKLLMGINQKYDGNIQVGDLTLSEKTIEEARKHIGIVFQNPDNQFIGSTVEYDVAFGMENQSVAYSVMHDIVDQVLNEVGMSDMKSFEPSHLSGGQKQRVAIAGILAMSPDVMVLDEATAMLDPEGKESIMNLIKSIQEEHHLTVISITHDLEEAINADDMIVMNKGEVYKQDVPKEIFKEGAYLNEIGLDLPFSMRMNYLLYNNYEFTTFEQLVNRL; encoded by the coding sequence ATGGTGCAGGAAAAAATAATTAGGTTCTCTAACGTTACATTTAAATATGATGAAAATGAACCAGCTGCATTACACGATGTTTCATTTAGCATCCAAAAAGGTAAGTGGACGTCAATTGTAGGGCATAATGGTTCAGGAAAGTCTACAATTGCCAAATTATTAATGGGAATTAATCAAAAATATGATGGTAATATTCAAGTAGGTGACTTAACGCTTTCTGAGAAAACAATTGAAGAAGCACGAAAGCATATAGGTATTGTTTTTCAAAATCCAGATAATCAGTTTATTGGTTCTACTGTAGAATATGACGTTGCTTTCGGCATGGAAAATCAAAGTGTTGCGTATAGTGTTATGCATGATATAGTGGATCAAGTATTGAATGAAGTTGGTATGTCTGATATGAAATCATTTGAGCCGAGCCATTTGTCTGGTGGTCAAAAACAACGTGTAGCAATTGCTGGTATTTTAGCAATGTCTCCGGATGTTATGGTTTTGGATGAAGCAACAGCCATGTTGGATCCTGAAGGTAAAGAAAGCATCATGAATTTAATTAAATCTATTCAGGAAGAACATCATTTAACCGTGATTTCTATTACGCATGATTTAGAAGAAGCAATCAACGCTGATGACATGATCGTCATGAATAAAGGTGAAGTTTATAAACAAGATGTACCTAAAGAAATATTTAAAGAAGGTGCATATTTGAATGAAATAGGATTAGACTTACCTTTCTCAATGAGAATGAATTATTTGTTATATAACAACTACGAATTTACTACTTTCGAACAGTTGGTGAATCGCCTATGA
- a CDS encoding energy-coupling factor transporter ATPase — protein sequence MKIIFDHVTYDYSIKTPYQYRALNEISTTFNESKFYAIVGQTGSGKSTLIQHLNAILKPTEGQITIDDTVITKKTKSKKLAPVRKKVGIVFQFAEHQLFEDTVEKDIIFGPLNYGMEKAAAIHKAEELIDLLGMERSILKRSPFELSGGQKRRIAIAGVLAMEPEILVLDEPTVGLDPRGQHDMMELFNEIHQTLGITIILISHQMDIVLKYADEVKVIKAGEIVAEDQPVNIFTNQELLNQTHLQAPKIIQLQRAVETKYNMKFDQVATCEEMFKDMYEKQVKRHD from the coding sequence ATGAAAATAATCTTTGATCACGTAACTTATGATTATAGTATAAAAACGCCTTATCAATATAGGGCTTTAAATGAAATTTCGACTACGTTCAACGAATCTAAATTTTATGCAATAGTTGGGCAAACAGGTTCAGGTAAATCTACATTGATCCAACATTTAAATGCGATTTTAAAACCTACTGAAGGACAAATCACAATTGATGATACAGTCATTACTAAAAAGACAAAGTCCAAAAAACTTGCTCCAGTTCGTAAAAAGGTTGGTATCGTATTTCAATTTGCTGAGCATCAATTATTTGAAGATACAGTAGAAAAAGATATTATATTCGGTCCGCTTAATTACGGAATGGAAAAAGCAGCAGCCATTCATAAAGCTGAAGAATTAATAGATTTACTTGGTATGGAGCGAAGTATATTAAAGAGATCACCTTTTGAGCTCTCAGGAGGCCAAAAGCGAAGAATAGCAATCGCTGGTGTGTTAGCTATGGAACCAGAGATACTTGTCCTTGATGAGCCTACAGTTGGCTTAGACCCTAGAGGACAACATGACATGATGGAATTGTTTAATGAAATACATCAAACATTAGGCATTACGATTATTTTAATCTCACATCAAATGGATATTGTACTTAAGTATGCTGATGAAGTGAAAGTGATTAAAGCTGGTGAAATCGTAGCAGAAGATCAACCTGTTAATATATTTACTAATCAAGAACTTCTTAATCAAACACACTTGCAAGCACCTAAGATTATTCAACTACAACGAGCTGTAGAAACTAAATACAATATGAAATTTGATCAAGTTGCAACTTGTGAAGAGATGTTTAAAGATATGTATGAAAAGCAGGTGAAACGTCATGACTGA
- a CDS encoding energy-coupling factor transporter transmembrane component T family protein: protein MTDKMIIGRYIPGNTIIHGLDSRMKMIYVFLFMILIFFCNTWSSYAFMLLTVLVIMYLAKIRFWFLIKGLTPVMLLFIFTFVMHLIVTKGGPVVLDLKLFTIEQNGIQQGAFIVLRLVLLVMISTIMTLTTSPISLTDAIESMLRPLKKIKFPVHELAMMMSISLRFIPTLMDELDRIIKAQTSRGSDVTAGSIFNRLKAIIPLLIPMFISAFKRADDLAVAMESRGYNASNQRTTYRKLKWKFKDSLALATILIIAIILYLLRN from the coding sequence ATGACTGATAAAATGATAATTGGACGTTATATACCTGGTAATACAATTATTCATGGCTTAGACTCTAGGATGAAAATGATATATGTATTTTTATTTATGATTTTAATCTTCTTTTGTAACACATGGTCTTCATATGCATTTATGCTGTTAACTGTATTAGTCATTATGTATTTAGCGAAAATAAGATTTTGGTTTCTTATTAAAGGTCTTACGCCTGTTATGCTTTTATTCATCTTTACGTTCGTCATGCATTTAATTGTGACTAAAGGTGGACCAGTTGTATTAGACTTAAAGTTATTTACGATTGAACAGAACGGAATACAACAAGGTGCGTTTATTGTATTAAGACTTGTGTTGTTAGTGATGATATCGACTATTATGACTTTAACAACAAGTCCTATAAGTTTAACGGATGCTATAGAATCTATGTTAAGACCGCTTAAGAAAATCAAGTTTCCAGTGCATGAATTAGCAATGATGATGTCAATTTCATTAAGGTTTATACCTACATTAATGGATGAACTAGATAGAATTATTAAAGCTCAAACTTCAAGAGGATCAGATGTAACAGCAGGGAGTATATTTAATAGGTTAAAAGCCATTATCCCTTTATTAATACCTATGTTTATTTCTGCCTTTAAGAGAGCGGATGATTTGGCAGTAGCCATGGAATCTAGAGGTTATAATGCATCGAATCAACGAACGACTTATCGTAAGTTAAAATGGAAATTTAAAGATAGCCTCGCATTAGCGACTATCCTTATAATAGCAATAATATTATATTTATTAAGGAATTGA
- the truA gene encoding tRNA pseudouridine(38-40) synthase TruA, with protein sequence MRMLVKISYHGGKFMGFQVQHHERTVQYEFERILKRMHQKFVRINPSSRTDKGVHAIEQCFHFDTHLNIPPDKWKYIFNSALPKDIYVQSVEQISDDFHCRYDCVGKKYRYKVYIDEERHIFEIDTKVQQKKPVDIKKMNETAQHFLGTHDFTSFCSQKTEIQNKIRTIYQSEVNETEDGFEFVVTGSGFLYNMVRVMVAYLILVGEGKRSGEEIHTLLEERDRKKIPFTAPAHGLYLEKIYLDKQELVNEFGTNIEIYNKNSTENV encoded by the coding sequence TTGAGGATGTTAGTTAAAATTTCATATCACGGTGGAAAGTTCATGGGATTTCAAGTTCAACATCATGAACGTACTGTGCAATATGAATTTGAAAGAATTCTAAAAAGAATGCATCAGAAATTTGTTAGAATAAACCCTTCAAGTAGGACAGATAAAGGTGTCCATGCAATAGAACAGTGCTTTCATTTTGATACACATTTAAATATCCCACCAGATAAATGGAAGTACATTTTTAATTCTGCATTACCTAAAGATATATATGTACAAAGTGTCGAACAAATCAGTGACGATTTCCATTGTAGATATGATTGTGTAGGTAAGAAATACCGTTATAAAGTCTATATAGACGAAGAAAGACATATTTTTGAAATTGATACAAAAGTTCAACAGAAGAAACCAGTAGATATCAAAAAGATGAATGAAACCGCACAACACTTTTTAGGCACACATGATTTTACAAGTTTTTGTTCACAAAAAACAGAAATACAAAATAAAATTCGTACAATCTATCAAAGTGAAGTAAATGAAACAGAAGATGGATTTGAATTTGTCGTAACAGGATCAGGATTTCTTTATAATATGGTTCGAGTTATGGTCGCTTATTTAATACTTGTCGGAGAAGGTAAGAGAAGCGGTGAAGAAATTCATACGCTGCTTGAAGAGAGAGATAGAAAGAAAATACCATTTACTGCACCAGCACATGGATTATATTTAGAAAAGATATATTTAGACAAACAAGAGCTGGTCAATGAATTCGGAACAAATATCGAAATATATAATAAAAATTCAACAGAAAATGTTTGA
- the rplM gene encoding 50S ribosomal protein L13, giving the protein MRQTFMANEANIDRKWYVVDAEGQTLGRLSSEIATILRGKHKVTYTPHVDTGDNVIIINAEKIYLSGNKEQDKIYYRHSNHPGGIKSVSAGELKEKNPVRLLETSIKGMLPKNKLGEKQGKKLFVYAGAEHPHAAQQPENYELRG; this is encoded by the coding sequence ATGCGTCAAACATTTATGGCTAATGAAGCAAACATCGATCGCAAATGGTATGTTGTTGATGCTGAAGGACAAACGTTAGGTCGTTTATCATCAGAAATCGCAACAATCTTACGCGGTAAACATAAAGTAACTTATACACCACACGTTGATACAGGAGATAACGTTATTATTATTAACGCTGAAAAAATCTACTTATCAGGTAACAAAGAACAAGATAAAATTTACTACCGTCACTCAAATCACCCAGGTGGAATCAAATCAGTTTCTGCTGGTGAATTAAAAGAGAAAAACCCAGTTCGTTTATTAGAAACATCTATCAAAGGTATGTTACCTAAAAATAAACTTGGTGAAAAACAAGGTAAAAAATTATTCGTATATGCTGGTGCAGAGCATCCACATGCTGCACAACAACCTGAAAACTACGAGTTACGTGGTTAA
- the rpsI gene encoding 30S ribosomal protein S9: MAQVEYQGTGRRKNSVARVRLVPGEGNVTINDRDVRDYLPFESLILDLNQPFDVTETKGNYDVLVNVHGGGFTGQAQAIRHGIARALLEADPEYRGSLKRAGLLTRDPRMKERKKPGLKGARRSPQFSKR, encoded by the coding sequence TTGGCACAAGTTGAATATCAAGGCACAGGTCGTCGTAAAAATTCAGTAGCACGTGTACGTTTAGTACCTGGTGAAGGTAACGTAACAATCAATGATCGTGACGTACGTGACTACTTACCATTTGAATCATTAATTTTAGATTTAAATCAACCATTTGATGTAACTGAAACAAAAGGAAACTATGATGTTTTAGTAAACGTTCATGGTGGAGGTTTCACAGGACAAGCACAAGCTATCCGTCACGGAATTGCACGTGCATTGTTAGAAGCAGATCCAGAATACCGTGGATCATTAAAACGCGCTGGATTACTTACTCGTGACCCACGTATGAAAGAACGTAAAAAACCTGGTCTTAAAGGTGCTCGTCGTTCACCACAATTCTCAAAACGTTAA
- a CDS encoding RNA-binding domain-containing protein: MLEKKFEDILYHSSENETIEFKAAQNNFNKHELGKYFSALSNEASLNGKEVAWLVFGVNDPHKYRETKKFIVGTQFKKEEEAMNKTKQEIKEQINNNLSFTEVVEKIIDGKRVIFFGIPAALKGIPTTYQDKAYGRTGESIDILSNYEMKKIYSQTSDDWSKKIVENATINDLNKDAINLAREKFKVKNANLADDINNWDDETFLNKAKITLKSKITNTAIILLGNPDSTSLLDNARMTVSWILKDQNNIEIDYEHFSAPMLINIDRIYSKIRNLNYRYIADDSLFPTETKKYDSYVLREAINNAIAHQDYNLNGKINLVEYPNKVVLSNVGEFLPESIEYVIDSDTPSEIYRNQFLADAMVSLNMIDTIGSGIKKMMNIQMKRTFPLPTYDISEKGALHPKVQVTIFGEIIDENYTKLLVQNSDLSLREVMLLDKVQKNERIAKSDADKLRKKKLIEGRYPNIIIASHIADLTGKKNKYLKDAGLNNDYYKALIVTMLEKYPNSSKQEVLSLLEDKLPNILDKQQKMKKVDNLLQSLSREGKIKSTGRGLGAKWIKQ; the protein is encoded by the coding sequence ATGTTAGAAAAGAAATTTGAAGATATTTTATATCATTCATCTGAAAACGAAACTATAGAATTTAAAGCTGCCCAGAATAATTTTAATAAACATGAATTAGGGAAATATTTTTCAGCTTTAAGTAACGAGGCTAGTTTAAATGGAAAAGAAGTAGCATGGTTAGTCTTTGGAGTTAATGATCCACATAAATATAGAGAAACGAAAAAATTTATAGTAGGTACTCAATTTAAAAAAGAAGAGGAGGCTATGAATAAAACTAAACAAGAAATAAAAGAACAAATTAATAACAATTTATCTTTTACGGAAGTAGTAGAAAAGATTATAGATGGTAAAAGAGTTATCTTTTTTGGAATTCCTGCTGCGTTAAAGGGAATTCCAACTACTTATCAAGATAAAGCCTATGGTAGGACAGGTGAATCGATTGATATATTGTCTAACTATGAAATGAAAAAAATTTATAGTCAAACTTCGGATGACTGGTCTAAAAAAATTGTTGAAAACGCGACTATTAATGACTTAAATAAAGATGCAATTAATTTAGCACGTGAAAAATTTAAAGTAAAAAATGCTAATTTAGCTGATGATATTAATAATTGGGATGATGAAACATTTCTTAATAAAGCTAAAATAACATTAAAATCAAAAATTACAAATACTGCAATTATTCTTTTAGGCAATCCAGATTCTACTTCGTTATTAGACAATGCGAGAATGACTGTATCCTGGATATTAAAAGATCAAAATAATATTGAAATTGATTATGAGCATTTTTCAGCGCCCATGCTAATTAATATTGATAGAATATACAGTAAAATAAGGAACTTAAATTATAGATATATTGCAGATGATTCCTTATTTCCAACAGAAACCAAGAAATATGATTCTTATGTACTTCGTGAGGCAATAAACAATGCTATTGCGCATCAAGATTATAATTTAAACGGAAAGATTAATCTTGTGGAGTATCCTAATAAAGTAGTGTTATCAAACGTAGGTGAATTTTTACCAGAATCCATTGAATATGTGATTGATTCAGATACTCCAAGTGAGATATATAGAAATCAATTTTTAGCTGATGCAATGGTATCATTAAACATGATCGACACTATCGGTAGTGGAATTAAAAAGATGATGAATATTCAGATGAAAAGAACATTCCCATTACCGACCTATGATATTTCTGAAAAAGGAGCATTGCATCCGAAGGTTCAGGTAACCATTTTTGGAGAAATAATAGATGAAAACTATACAAAGTTACTTGTACAAAATAGCGATTTATCTTTGAGAGAAGTAATGTTACTGGATAAAGTCCAGAAGAATGAAAGAATTGCAAAAAGCGATGCTGATAAACTAAGAAAAAAGAAATTAATAGAAGGCCGTTATCCTAATATTATTATAGCTTCGCATATAGCTGATTTAACTGGTAAAAAAAATAAATACCTTAAAGATGCAGGATTAAATAATGACTATTACAAAGCATTAATTGTGACTATGTTAGAAAAATATCCTAATAGCTCTAAGCAAGAGGTTCTTTCTTTACTAGAAGATAAGTTACCTAATATCCTTGATAAACAGCAAAAAATGAAAAAAGTAGATAATCTATTACAGTCTCTTTCTAGAGAAGGTAAGATTAAATCTACAGGCAGAGGATTAGGTGCTAAATGGATAAAACAATAA
- a CDS encoding DinB family protein gives MIEKQFQVSYNMLSNIIKDVDEKQADFQLELAKNNIKWQLGHVIMANEAFVFGSEEEGNVLGEKLGESFSPGMSPQDFTGVEPTFQELKDILMQQLERILNALDDKMGQTRKQPVAGMATFDETISFAITHTNYHIGQINLMKNMLMNLDQGV, from the coding sequence ATGATAGAAAAACAGTTCCAAGTTTCTTACAATATGTTATCGAACATTATTAAAGATGTCGATGAGAAACAAGCGGATTTTCAATTAGAGTTAGCTAAAAATAATATTAAGTGGCAGCTTGGTCATGTGATTATGGCGAATGAGGCTTTTGTATTTGGTAGTGAGGAAGAAGGGAATGTGCTTGGTGAAAAATTAGGTGAATCGTTCTCTCCAGGTATGTCACCTCAAGATTTTACAGGTGTAGAACCTACATTCCAAGAATTAAAAGATATTTTGATGCAACAGCTTGAAAGAATCTTAAATGCGTTAGATGATAAAATGGGTCAAACAAGAAAACAACCTGTAGCAGGTATGGCGACATTTGATGAAACGATATCATTTGCGATTACACATACAAATTATCATATTGGACAAATTAATTTAATGAAAAACATGTTAATGAACTTAGATCAAGGCGTATAG
- a CDS encoding DUF1272 domain-containing protein, with product MALEMKTNCEKCDYEFHSKSNAFICVKEHTFCRECAENLFYVCPNCNGELVVRPKVKADENTVIRDR from the coding sequence ATGGCTTTAGAAATGAAAACGAATTGTGAAAAATGCGACTATGAATTTCATAGTAAAAGTAATGCTTTTATTTGTGTGAAGGAGCATACGTTTTGTAGAGAATGTGCTGAAAATTTATTTTATGTATGTCCAAATTGTAATGGTGAGCTTGTCGTTCGACCGAAAGTGAAAGCGGATGAAAACACAGTAATAAGAGATAGATAA
- a CDS encoding GNAT family N-acetyltransferase yields the protein MNISRLQVNEVNKIIPIFNEYRVYFGEQSDIDAAERFLYENLSSDNAVIFIAEDNDDVIGFIQLYTMLSSMKMSELLIINDLYLTAKARGQRIGEKLMHQVFKYGKENGYETIYLETEKSNIGGNRLYTKLGMQIDDEHNYYSKPL from the coding sequence TTGAATATTTCAAGATTACAAGTTAATGAAGTGAATAAAATCATCCCCATTTTTAACGAATATCGAGTTTATTTTGGAGAACAATCTGATATAGATGCAGCCGAAAGATTTTTATATGAGAATTTATCTAGTGACAATGCTGTTATTTTTATTGCTGAAGACAATGATGATGTAATAGGATTTATACAACTATATACGATGTTGTCTTCAATGAAAATGTCGGAATTGCTTATTATAAATGATTTATATTTAACGGCTAAGGCTAGAGGTCAACGTATAGGCGAAAAACTCATGCATCAAGTATTTAAGTATGGGAAAGAAAATGGTTATGAGACAATATATTTAGAAACTGAAAAATCTAATATAGGCGGTAATCGTTTATATACTAAACTAGGCATGCAAATTGATGATGAACATAATTATTATAGTAAGCCATTATAA
- a CDS encoding zinc-binding alcohol dehydrogenase family protein, with protein sequence MKAIGFKKSFDLKETNEFEELDLPIPEPSRREILVNVKAASINPVDTKLRTTNEGEFKVLGYDAVGVVEAVGDEVELFHVGDEVYYSGSNMRQGSNAEYQLVDERLVGIKPEHLSYAETAALPLTALTAFEALIEGLSISTNPEDNKDKKLLIINGAGGVGSIATQIAKNLGLTVITTASRKETRRWSEEMGADIVLNHKHHLLDELKAHKINEVDYIFNTHSSDAYFNVMAEMIKPRGRIVALVNFMDKVNLNLLKDKSVTFSFEFMFTRPKYETDDMQAHHEYLRKLTYLLDRGTIKTTLHTKLKGLSVESVTEAHRLIEEGKTIGKIVIEY encoded by the coding sequence ATGAAAGCAATAGGATTTAAAAAAAGTTTTGATTTGAAAGAGACAAATGAATTTGAAGAGCTTGATTTACCTATTCCTGAACCTAGTAGAAGAGAAATATTAGTAAATGTGAAAGCAGCTAGTATTAATCCAGTCGATACAAAATTGAGAACTACTAATGAAGGTGAATTTAAAGTATTAGGATATGATGCAGTTGGTGTGGTTGAAGCTGTAGGAGATGAAGTTGAATTATTTCATGTAGGGGATGAAGTATATTATTCAGGTTCAAATATGCGTCAAGGATCTAATGCAGAATATCAATTAGTGGATGAAAGACTTGTCGGCATTAAACCAGAACATTTATCATATGCTGAAACAGCAGCTTTACCGTTAACTGCGCTCACTGCTTTCGAGGCGCTTATTGAAGGGTTAAGCATATCCACTAATCCAGAAGATAATAAAGATAAAAAGTTACTCATTATCAATGGTGCTGGTGGGGTTGGTTCTATTGCTACTCAAATCGCTAAAAATTTAGGGCTAACAGTCATTACAACAGCATCTAGAAAAGAAACGAGAAGATGGTCTGAAGAAATGGGCGCTGATATCGTATTAAATCACAAACATCATTTACTAGATGAATTAAAAGCACATAAAATAAATGAAGTAGATTATATTTTTAATACACATAGTAGTGATGCATACTTTAACGTAATGGCAGAAATGATTAAACCAAGAGGTAGAATTGTTGCGCTCGTTAATTTTATGGATAAAGTGAATTTGAATTTATTAAAAGATAAGAGTGTGACATTCTCATTTGAATTTATGTTTACGAGACCAAAATATGAAACTGACGATATGCAAGCACATCATGAATATTTAAGAAAATTAACATATTTACTTGATAGAGGTACAATCAAAACAACCTTGCATACAAAACTAAAAGGACTAAGTGTTGAAAGTGTGACAGAAGCACATAGACTTATAGAAGAAGGTAAAACTATAGGTAAGATCGTAATAGAATATTAG